The sequence TGCGCCAGGAACGCCTTCAGGCCCGTATCGAAGTGGTTCATGTCGTCGAGCCGCCAAAGATCGATGACTGTATTCAGGCGGCCGGTGCGCTGAACGAACGCCCCCGCCAGCATCCAGCCGCGCTCCTCAAGAATCTCGACCGCCTCGCCCATGACCTCGCAGAAGGCCGGCAGACCCGCGGCTTTCACCTCCAGGGTCACATGCAGGTGAACGCTCATCCGGCGGCTCCCTCCGCCAGCGCCGGGGCCTTGACCCAGCCGAGGCCGCGCCGCAGCAGGTCGTAGAATACCGGCAGCGCCCACGAGCCCTTTTCCGGCTCGGGATAGAAGTCGATCAACGGCTGCATGTCGTAATGGCCGCGGCAGTGGCCGAGCGTGAGGTAGAGCACCGCCCCCGCCCCCACCGTGTGGATGTAGAAAACCGGGTGCCTGGCCTTCTCCCAGCGGGATTCCACGAAGCCGGCCGCCTCGCCCTCGAACTCGGTCTCGAGGAGCACATGCAGGGCGCCGTAATATTCAGACAGGTAGAGCTCGTCGGTGGCGTCGAACGGCTCGACGCCCTCGACCAGGGGATGGCCCGGGTCCGCCACGGTGACGCGATAGGGCGCGATCGGCGGGTGGGCGACGAACATCGATCCCAGGGTCTGCATGAAGTGCGGCGCCCAGCGGGGACTGTCGACAAGGCCGTTCGACAGGAACCTCAGGATCGAGTTGGTGCCATGCAGGGCGTACCAGCGCCCGCCCCGCTCCAGCCAGGCCCGCAGGGCTTCCTGCTGGACGAGGCTGGGGGTGACGTCGCAGGTGTAGCTGACCAGGAAGTCGGCCGCCTCGATCGCTTCCAGGTTGGAGTAGTCCTCGAACACCCTGACGCGCACCCGATCGTCCTCGGCCAGGAGCTTCAGGATCTCGAGGCGGGCGAAGTCGATGTCGTGGTACTTGCCGCCGGCGATCAGGACGCAGTTCACCCGCCGTTTCACGTCGCTCATGGCTGCATCCTCAGTACTGGACGCGCTTGGTCACGCCGCCGTCGATGACGAGGTTGGTCCCGGTCATGAACGGTGTCGTCGGCGAGGCCACGAACGCGATCGCTCGTGCGACCTCCCCGCCATCGCCCAGCCGCCCCATGGGCACGGCTTTCAGCGTCTGCTCGTAAAGCGGCGTCATGTGGGTCTTGATCATGTCCCATGAGCCGCCGTCGATATAGACAGGGCCCGGTGAGACCGTGTTCACGCGGATGCCCTTGGGCGCCAGTTGCTGGCTCAGCGCCGAGGCGTAGTTGATAACCGCCGCCTTCATGGCGTTGTAGGCCTGCGGGCCAAAGAAGTCCTCCAGCGCCGCCGTGGAGGCCACGGCGACGATCGAGCCGCATTTCGACTTTTCGAGATAGGGCATGGCCGCCTCGACGCCACGGAAGGTGGCCAGGAGGTCGAGGTTGAAGACAGCCTTCCAGCTGTCCTCGCTCGCCGGCCCGCCGCCGGCGGAGGCGAAGGAGATGAAGATGTCGCAGCCGCCCAGCTGCTCCGCCGCCCGGGCGACCCAGGCCCGATAGGCGGTGTTGTCCGCCATGTCCACGGATTCGCCGAAGGCCTTGACGCCCTTCGCTTTCAGAGCGGCGACGGTGGCGTCCACCGCCTCCTGGCCGCGGGCGCAGATGGCGACATCGCAGCCCTCCGCGGCGAGCACCTCGGCCGTCGCCCGGCCGATACCTTTGCTGGCGCCCGCCAGCACCGCCTTCAGTCCCTTCAAGCCCAGATCCATGCCCTGTCCTCCTCGTTTGGCGCCTCCGAAAAAACCGGACGGCTTGTTTTTTCTAGACACGACTATAGAGTCACCAAGTCCTCGCGTCCAACCGCAAAAGCGTATTGCTGCGGGGCTTTGAGGAGGAATCCGTCATGGATCTGGCGCTCTCGCCTGGGGACCTCGCCTTTCGCGACGAGGTGCGCGCCTTCCTGGACGAGAAGTTCACGCCCGACCTCAGGGCCGAGGCCGCGCGCCAGGCCGGGGTGTTCGCCGAGGCCGACCTGAATAGCCGCTGGCACCGCATTCTCCACCAGCGCGGCTGGATCGCCCCCGCCTGGCCAAAGGCCTATGGCGGCGCGGAGTTCACGGCGGTCCAGCGCTACATCTTCGATTCCGAACTGGCCGAGGCCGGGACCCCGGCGATCCCCGCCATGGGCCTGCAGATGTGCGGGCCTGTGCTGATGGGCTACGGGACGGCCGAGCAGAAGGCCTTCTTCCTGCCGCGGATGCTTTCTGGCGAGCACTACTGGTGCCAGGGGTATTCCGAGCCCCAGGCCGGCTCGGACCTGGCGGCCCTGCAGTGCCACGCGGTGCGTGACGACGACCACTACGTGGTCAACGGGACGAAAATCTGGACTACCCATGCGCACTACGCCAACTGGATGTTCCTGCTGGTGCGCACCAAGACCGAGGGCAAGCCCCAGGCCGGGATCACCTTCCTGCTGCTGGACATGCGGACGCCCGGCCTGACCATTCAGCCCATCATCACCCTCTCCGGCGAGCACGAGGTCAACCAGGTCTTCTTCGACAATGTGCGCATCCCCATCGCCAACCGGGTCGGCGAGGAGAACCAGGGTTGGACCGTGGCCAAGTATCTGCTCGAGTTCGAGCGCGGCGGCAGCTCGTTCGCCGCCCGCCTGCGCGGGGCGCTTCGCCAGGTGAAAGCCATCGCCCAGGCGGAGGCCGCGGACCGCGGCGGCGCGCTGTGGACCGATCCGGATTTTCGCACCCGTTTCGCCCAGGTCGAGGTCGAAACCCTGGCGGTCGAATTCACCGAGCGCCGTGTGGTCTCACAGCTGTCAACCGGCGCGCCGGCTGGCGACGCCTCGGCCTCGATGCTGAAGCTGAAGGGCACCGAAACCATGCAGAAGGCGACTGAACTCGCGGTGGAGGCCATCGGCCACTACGCGGCCGCAGATCAGCGCATGGCGCTGGGCGTCGGCGCCAACGTCTCGCCGGTCGGGCCGGATCACGCGGCGACGCCCGTGGCCCGCTATCTGAACGCCCGCGCGTCGACCATTTACGGCGGATCGAGCGAGGTGCAGCGTAACATACTGGCGCGCGCCGCGTTGGGCCTGTAAGCAGCGCCGGTCAGGGCAGCCGAAAAAAGCCGGCGAGTCGGTTTTAATCGGGCTGCACACGGAGAGTGTTGAATGGACGATGCGAGCCGATCGCTCGCCAGGTTCGAACCCGAAGGCATCGCCGCCGAGGGCCAGGGGTGGCAACAGCGCAAGAGCGCACAAACGCGAGTCGCCATTCTGGAAGCGGCCATCGACTGTCTCGAACAGGTCGGCTACGCCCGCACGACGACCCAGCTGATCGCCCAGACCGCCGGAATTTCCCGCGGCGCCATGCTGCACCACTATGCGACCAAGCAGGAACTGATCGCTTCCGTGATCGGCTACACCTTCCACAAGCGCATCGGGCGGTTCGTCGAGCGGATCCACGACCTCAGCGACGAACAGCGTGTCCAGCAGGTCGCGGGGGTCGAGCTCTATTGGGAGACCCTGCTCAGCCGCGAATTCACCGCCTTCCTGGAACTGCAGGTCGCCTCGCGGACGGATGCCGAATTGCGGGAGATATTTCTGCCCAAGGCGCGCGAGTACGACCAGGTCGAGCGGCGAGAGGTGCTGCGCGCCTTCCCCGAATGGGAGGACAACCCCAACTACGGCCTGGCCATGGATTTCGTGATCGCATCCATCGAGGGCGTGCTGCTGAACCGCGACATCTGGAACAGCGAGGAGCGTTGCCAGCAGATGCGTCGCCTCGTCGCTCGCGCCCTGCTGCCTTTGCGAGCGCACCAGTTCGACGAAAAGTAGGGGCGGGCAGCGTTCAAGCCGTAGAGATCGTCTCGGCGAGCAGCCGGTTGACCTGGTCCGCCGCCTCCAGGTGCGGAAGGTGGCCGGCGGAGTCGATCCAGACAACACGGGAGCCCGGCGGCAGCAACGCCTCGTCCGCTGGACCAACGATGCGGTCCGCACGCGACGAGACGACCAGGGCGGGCCGCAGCTTGCCCAGATCGGCCCGAAGGGCGGCGAGGTCGCTTCCCTCCACCAGGCGATCCCGCACAAGGCCCAGGGCTTCCTCAACCCCGTCGAGCCGCTTGAACTTCAGGACGTCCTCGACCATCGCCTTGGTCACCAGGCCGGGATCGGCGACCAGCATCTCGAGGAATGGCTTCAGGTCGCGCGCCCGCTGGGCATCGACCACGCCGCTCAGAAATTCCTCCGAGACCGCGTTCGCCGACAGGCCGGCCGGCGCGATCAGGCTGATCGAGGCCGCAAGGCCGGGACGGTCGATCGCCAGCCGCGCCGCGACCGCCGCGCCCAGGGAATGACCGACCAGATGAGCAGCGCCAACGCCCAGGGCATCGAGCGCCGCGCCTACCGCGTCGGCCAGCACAGCCAGTGATCCGTCGCCTACATCGCGCGACGAGCCGCCATGGCCCGGCAGGTCGATGGCGATGACCGGCCCGAGCGCGCCCAGGGCCTCGATGTTGAACAGCCACCCGTTCAGATCGCCGGAAAACCCATGCAGGAGAACAATGGGCGGCCCTTCGCCCTGCCCCGCCCGGCCGATCCGCAGGGTGCGGCCGCCCGCCTCGACCGTTGAGAGGGCGAGCGCCTGAGCCGCTTCGCCGTCTTCCGCCTCCGGCACGAAATTGGCCTGGAATTCGGCGATGAAGGCGTCGATCTCAGCGTCGGGCGCCGAAGCGTCGGCCAGGACCCCGATCAATGCGCCGACCGGCAAGGTTTCTCCCGGTTGCGCCACGATCCGCCGCAGCACGCCGGAGGCCGGGCACTCGCAGACATTGTTGATCTTGGCGGTTTCGATATCGACCAGGTCGTCACCCTCCGCGACCTCGGCGCCCTCGGCGCGCCACCAGTCGACAATGGTCCCCTCCTGCATCGACAGGCCCCATTTGGGCATACGGATCGGCGTAAAGGACGGCATCTTCGGCCCTACTTCTGCAATCGAACTCTGACTGGGCTCAGCCGAACCTGGCCAGGTAGCGGTCGAGCGTGCGGTGGAAATGGCGGACGCGGATTTCCTGGTAGTCCCCAAGCTCCACCAGCCCGTTCTTCGACACCTTCAGGCCGTCCTGCACATAGGGCAGGTTGGCCATGTCCTGGTCGAACACGCCGGCCAGGGCCTGGCCAAGTTCGGTTGCAGCGGTCCACGGCTCGTCGTTTCCCAACAGGTGCATGGTCGGCGCCCGCGGCTTCTCCTGGCCCGGCGGCGTGCGGGTCAGGATCCGCACCTCCATCAGCGTATGGTCCTGGTCCGGCCAGGGCCGCCAGCGATAGACGATGTTGGGCATGAAGCCGCCCCAGGGGGCGAAGTTCGGGAACACATTGTAGGTGAAGGCGTCGAGCAGCTCCGCGTCGGTGGCGTGGCTGTGGTCGTGCCCGAACATCTGAGTGAACCGTTCGCGGTTGACCGCGGCCATGGCCGCTCGCGCGCTCATCCCCTCGGGCACCTTGACATTGAGGTCGGCTCCGCCGGCGCGGCCGTTGTACTTGAGGAATTCGTCGACGATCCACTGTTCGGACCGGCCGCTGGGGTCCAGGTGCGGCGAGAGCACGGCGAAAGGCGTGTAGGCCACATTCACGTGGTCGCCGTAGACGTTGTAACGGGTGTTGGCGTCACCGGTGAACGGCAAGATCTGGGGGTGGGTGATGACCGAGTGCCAGGCCTCCATGAAGGCCTCGGCGGTGGCCTTCCAGTTCGCCGGGATCACCTTGCCGACCCAGACCGATGTTACGCAGTCCTCGTGCCTCCACCGTTTGAAGTGCTCCGGCAGCGGGGCCAGGTATTCCTCCAGCGTAGGTCCGCCTTCGGCTTCCTTCAGGAAGATGTAGCCGCCCCAGCGCCCGACCTGCGCCTCCGGCAGTTTCATCTTCTCAGGCGCCAGATGGCCGAAGTCCCATTGGCAGGGAATCTGCTGCAGCGAGCCGTCCGTGTTCCAGGTGAAGCCGTGGAACGGGCACTTGAATTCCTTCGACCAGCCTGAATCCAGCCGCAGCTTGCGGCCCCGGTGCAGGCAGACATTGTGGAACGCGCGCACGGAGCCGTCGGCCTGCCGCGTGACCAGATAGGAGCGGCCGGCGTTCTCGTAGAGCACCACGTCACCCGGATCTGGCATCTCCTCCTCGCGCGCGGCGAACTGCCAGACGTTCGGCCACATCGCCGCGATCTCGCGCTGGAAGAACTCGGGCGAGGTGTATCGCGCGGCGGCCAGGGGCTCGGAGCCCATGTACTCGTAGGCGTCGAGCTTCATGAACTCGGGCGGCTCGACCGTGTCGGCCTTCATCAAGTCGTCCCACCCCGCGCCGGGGCAACGAGCCTGTCCGCCGACCGAGCGATCCCCATCGTGCGCCATGACCCACGCATCTCCCTATCCGTTTTGCCCGACGCTAGCAGGTCGGCTTAAAACCAACAAGCTTGATTGTTTTTTTGTCGAGGCCTAGCGTGGACCTCAAACGCGGCGCCGATCGCGGACGGGAGAAGACATGGGACGCTTGCAAGGCAAGACTGCCGTGGTGCTCGGCGCCGCGGGGGCGGGCAACATGGGCCAGACCATCGCCCGACGCTTCGCCGCAGAGGGCGCGCAGGTCGTGGTCGCAGGGCGGCGTCTCGATCCCCTTGAGGCTCTCGCCCAGGAGATTGGCGGGCGCGCGGTCGTCTGCGACATCA is a genomic window of Phenylobacterium montanum containing:
- a CDS encoding NIPSNAP family protein; amino-acid sequence: MSVHLHVTLEVKAAGLPAFCEVMGEAVEILEERGWMLAGAFVQRTGRLNTVIDLWRLDDMNHFDTGLKAFLAHPRFAAIKAVLDETVISETIVFADEAPYAR
- a CDS encoding ThuA domain-containing protein, translated to MSDVKRRVNCVLIAGGKYHDIDFARLEILKLLAEDDRVRVRVFEDYSNLEAIEAADFLVSYTCDVTPSLVQQEALRAWLERGGRWYALHGTNSILRFLSNGLVDSPRWAPHFMQTLGSMFVAHPPIAPYRVTVADPGHPLVEGVEPFDATDELYLSEYYGALHVLLETEFEGEAAGFVESRWEKARHPVFYIHTVGAGAVLYLTLGHCRGHYDMQPLIDFYPEPEKGSWALPVFYDLLRRGLGWVKAPALAEGAAG
- a CDS encoding SDR family NAD(P)-dependent oxidoreductase, giving the protein MDLGLKGLKAVLAGASKGIGRATAEVLAAEGCDVAICARGQEAVDATVAALKAKGVKAFGESVDMADNTAYRAWVARAAEQLGGCDIFISFASAGGGPASEDSWKAVFNLDLLATFRGVEAAMPYLEKSKCGSIVAVASTAALEDFFGPQAYNAMKAAVINYASALSQQLAPKGIRVNTVSPGPVYIDGGSWDMIKTHMTPLYEQTLKAVPMGRLGDGGEVARAIAFVASPTTPFMTGTNLVIDGGVTKRVQY
- a CDS encoding acyl-CoA dehydrogenase family protein, translated to MDLALSPGDLAFRDEVRAFLDEKFTPDLRAEAARQAGVFAEADLNSRWHRILHQRGWIAPAWPKAYGGAEFTAVQRYIFDSELAEAGTPAIPAMGLQMCGPVLMGYGTAEQKAFFLPRMLSGEHYWCQGYSEPQAGSDLAALQCHAVRDDDHYVVNGTKIWTTHAHYANWMFLLVRTKTEGKPQAGITFLLLDMRTPGLTIQPIITLSGEHEVNQVFFDNVRIPIANRVGEENQGWTVAKYLLEFERGGSSFAARLRGALRQVKAIAQAEAADRGGALWTDPDFRTRFAQVEVETLAVEFTERRVVSQLSTGAPAGDASASMLKLKGTETMQKATELAVEAIGHYAAADQRMALGVGANVSPVGPDHAATPVARYLNARASTIYGGSSEVQRNILARAALGL
- a CDS encoding TetR/AcrR family transcriptional regulator, producing the protein MDDASRSLARFEPEGIAAEGQGWQQRKSAQTRVAILEAAIDCLEQVGYARTTTQLIAQTAGISRGAMLHHYATKQELIASVIGYTFHKRIGRFVERIHDLSDEQRVQQVAGVELYWETLLSREFTAFLELQVASRTDAELREIFLPKAREYDQVERREVLRAFPEWEDNPNYGLAMDFVIASIEGVLLNRDIWNSEERCQQMRRLVARALLPLRAHQFDEK
- a CDS encoding acetoin dehydrogenase dihydrolipoyllysine-residue acetyltransferase subunit — translated: MPSFTPIRMPKWGLSMQEGTIVDWWRAEGAEVAEGDDLVDIETAKINNVCECPASGVLRRIVAQPGETLPVGALIGVLADASAPDAEIDAFIAEFQANFVPEAEDGEAAQALALSTVEAGGRTLRIGRAGQGEGPPIVLLHGFSGDLNGWLFNIEALGALGPVIAIDLPGHGGSSRDVGDGSLAVLADAVGAALDALGVGAAHLVGHSLGAAVAARLAIDRPGLAASISLIAPAGLSANAVSEEFLSGVVDAQRARDLKPFLEMLVADPGLVTKAMVEDVLKFKRLDGVEEALGLVRDRLVEGSDLAALRADLGKLRPALVVSSRADRIVGPADEALLPPGSRVVWIDSAGHLPHLEAADQVNRLLAETISTA
- a CDS encoding aromatic ring-hydroxylating oxygenase subunit alpha is translated as MKADTVEPPEFMKLDAYEYMGSEPLAAARYTSPEFFQREIAAMWPNVWQFAAREEEMPDPGDVVLYENAGRSYLVTRQADGSVRAFHNVCLHRGRKLRLDSGWSKEFKCPFHGFTWNTDGSLQQIPCQWDFGHLAPEKMKLPEAQVGRWGGYIFLKEAEGGPTLEEYLAPLPEHFKRWRHEDCVTSVWVGKVIPANWKATAEAFMEAWHSVITHPQILPFTGDANTRYNVYGDHVNVAYTPFAVLSPHLDPSGRSEQWIVDEFLKYNGRAGGADLNVKVPEGMSARAAMAAVNRERFTQMFGHDHSHATDAELLDAFTYNVFPNFAPWGGFMPNIVYRWRPWPDQDHTLMEVRILTRTPPGQEKPRAPTMHLLGNDEPWTAATELGQALAGVFDQDMANLPYVQDGLKVSKNGLVELGDYQEIRVRHFHRTLDRYLARFG